From one Gemmobacter sp. genomic stretch:
- a CDS encoding helicase HerA-like domain-containing protein, with protein MTTDRIFVGGGGEGYGVAQSLLLGFGNRHGLIAGATGTGKTVTLQILAEGFSAAGVPVFLSDVKGDLSGLALPGKAEGKLHESFTKRAATIGLDLQYDSFPVTFWDIWGQQGHPVRTTVAEMGPLLLSRMLELSEPQEGVMNIAFRLADEQGLPLLDFKDLTAMLTFVAENAKDLSGTYGLVSPASVGAIQRRLLVLDNQGGAALFGEPALDLHDFMQVDDRGRGRINILAADRLMNSPRLYATFLLWLLSELFEELPEVGNPDKPRLVFFFDEAHLLFDGAPKALVDKVEQVARLIRSKGVGVYFITQNPADVPDAVLGQLGNRVQHALRAFTAKDQKDLRLAAQNYRPNPRFSTEDAIREVGTGEAVTSFLEAKGIPGMVERTLVRPPSSMLGPVDAGTRAALIAASPVAGKYDTAIDRDSAHEMLARRAEAAAAETARAEAEAARQKDQAQADRDYTRARRYDPTPRYEAPRSPAPKRTPSRQSDSVTEAFAKSVARQLGTRTGQAIVRGILGTLFKSR; from the coding sequence ATGACGACGGACCGGATTTTCGTGGGCGGCGGCGGCGAAGGCTATGGCGTGGCGCAAAGCCTGCTGCTGGGCTTCGGCAACCGCCACGGCCTGATCGCGGGCGCCACCGGAACCGGAAAAACCGTTACGTTGCAAATCCTTGCCGAAGGGTTCTCGGCCGCTGGCGTGCCGGTGTTCCTGTCGGACGTCAAGGGCGACCTGTCGGGCCTTGCGCTGCCCGGCAAGGCCGAAGGCAAGCTGCACGAGTCCTTCACCAAACGCGCCGCCACCATCGGGCTGGATCTTCAGTATGACAGCTTCCCGGTGACCTTCTGGGACATCTGGGGCCAGCAGGGCCACCCGGTGCGCACCACCGTGGCCGAGATGGGGCCGCTGCTGTTAAGCCGCATGCTGGAACTGTCGGAACCGCAGGAAGGCGTGATGAACATTGCCTTCCGGCTGGCCGACGAACAGGGGCTGCCGCTGCTGGATTTCAAGGATCTGACGGCGATGCTGACCTTTGTCGCCGAAAACGCCAAGGATCTTTCGGGCACCTATGGCCTTGTCTCGCCTGCCTCGGTGGGGGCGATCCAGCGCCGGTTGCTGGTGCTGGACAATCAGGGCGGGGCGGCGCTGTTCGGGGAGCCGGCGCTGGATCTGCACGATTTCATGCAGGTGGACGACCGCGGCCGCGGGCGCATCAACATTCTGGCCGCCGACCGGCTGATGAATTCGCCCCGTCTTTATGCCACCTTCCTGCTGTGGCTGCTGTCCGAACTGTTCGAGGAACTGCCCGAGGTCGGCAACCCCGACAAGCCCAGGCTGGTGTTCTTCTTTGACGAGGCGCATCTGTTGTTCGACGGGGCGCCCAAGGCGCTGGTAGACAAGGTGGAACAGGTGGCGCGGCTGATCCGGTCCAAGGGGGTGGGGGTGTATTTCATCACCCAGAACCCGGCCGACGTGCCCGATGCGGTGCTGGGGCAGCTGGGCAACCGCGTGCAGCACGCGCTGCGCGCCTTTACCGCCAAGGACCAGAAAGACCTGCGGCTTGCCGCGCAGAACTATCGCCCGAACCCGCGCTTTTCCACCGAGGACGCCATCCGCGAGGTCGGCACCGGCGAGGCGGTGACCTCGTTCCTGGAAGCCAAGGGCATTCCGGGCATGGTGGAACGCACGCTGGTGCGCCCGCCGTCCTCCATGCTGGGTCCGGTCGATGCCGGCACCCGTGCCGCGCTGATCGCCGCATCCCCGGTGGCGGGCAAGTATGACACGGCGATCGACCGCGACTCGGCGCACGAGATGCTGGCCCGCCGCGCCGAGGCCGCCGCCGCCGAGACGGCACGGGCCGAGGCCGAGGCGGCCCGGCAAAAGGATCAGGCCCAGGCCGACCGCGATTATACCCGCGCCCGCCGCTATGACCCGACCCCGCGCTACGAGGCGCCGCGCAGCCCGGCGCCGAAACGCACGCCTTCGCGCCAGTCGGATTCGGTGACCGAGGCTTTCGCGAAATCCGTCGCCCGCCAACTGGGCACCCGCACCGGCCAGGCCATCGTGCGCGGCATCCTGGGCACGCTGTTCAAGTCGCGCTGA
- a CDS encoding LLM class flavin-dependent oxidoreductase: MKNIGFLSFGHWAPSPQSGTRSAGDALLQSIDLAVAAEELGADGAYFRVHHFARQLASPFPLLAAVGARTKKIEIGTAVIDMRYENPLYMVEDAGSADLISGGRLQLGLSRGSPEQVIDGWRYFGYAPDEGQTDADMGRRHTEVLLDVLKGQGFARPNPRPMFPNPPGLLRLEPHSDGLRDRIWWGSGSDATAVWAAQMGMNLQSSTLKDDETGEPFHIQQAKQIRKYREAWQAAGHARTPRVSVSRSIFALVNDRDRAYFGRGGKEQDSIGHIDPQTRAIFGRSYADEPDRLVAQLREDEAIAEADTLLLTVPNQLGVDYNAHVIEAILTHVAPALGWR; encoded by the coding sequence ATGAAGAACATCGGCTTTCTTTCCTTTGGCCACTGGGCACCCTCGCCCCAGTCGGGCACCCGCAGCGCAGGCGATGCGCTGCTGCAATCCATCGACCTGGCCGTCGCGGCCGAGGAACTGGGGGCGGACGGCGCCTATTTCCGCGTCCATCACTTTGCCCGCCAGCTGGCCTCGCCCTTTCCGCTGCTGGCGGCGGTGGGTGCCCGGACGAAGAAGATCGAGATCGGCACCGCCGTGATCGACATGCGCTATGAAAACCCGCTGTACATGGTCGAAGATGCCGGATCGGCCGACCTGATTTCCGGCGGCCGCCTGCAACTGGGCCTGTCGCGTGGCAGCCCCGAACAGGTGATCGACGGCTGGCGCTACTTCGGCTATGCCCCCGACGAAGGCCAGACCGACGCCGACATGGGCCGCCGCCATACCGAGGTGCTGCTGGACGTGCTGAAGGGCCAGGGCTTTGCCCGGCCGAACCCGCGCCCGATGTTTCCCAACCCACCCGGCCTGTTGCGGCTGGAACCGCATTCCGACGGGCTGCGGGACCGGATCTGGTGGGGGTCGGGGTCCGATGCCACGGCGGTCTGGGCGGCACAGATGGGGATGAACCTGCAAAGTTCCACCCTGAAGGATGACGAGACGGGCGAGCCCTTTCACATCCAGCAGGCCAAGCAGATCCGCAAGTATCGCGAGGCCTGGCAGGCCGCGGGCCATGCGAGAACGCCGCGCGTGTCGGTCAGCCGGTCGATCTTTGCGCTGGTGAACGACAGGGACCGCGCCTATTTCGGCCGGGGTGGCAAGGAGCAAGATTCGATCGGCCATATCGACCCGCAGACCCGCGCCATCTTTGGCCGCAGCTATGCCGACGAACCCGACCGTCTGGTGGCGCAACTGCGCGAGGACGAGGCGATTGCCGAGGCCGACACCCTGCTGCTGACGGTGCCGAACCAGCTGGGCGTGGATTACAACGCCCATGTGATCGAGGCGATCCTGACCCATGTGGCGCCGGCTTTGGGCTGGCGCTGA
- a CDS encoding malonic semialdehyde reductase — translation MSRLDDTALDQIFRISRSHPAFEARPVAPEVLEELTALALLGPSAFNQQPLRVVYIRSPEAKAALEPALSSGNRAKTMAAPVNALVCADTEFTDHLPLVFPPADVRGYYTDPAVRAGSASTNALLQAGMLIAAARSLGLGVGPMAGFDKAKAKAAFLGGTSWEPLFLMNLGWPTANPDTARLPRLGFDQAARIA, via the coding sequence GTGTCCCGTCTAGACGATACTGCCCTTGACCAGATCTTCCGCATCTCGCGCAGCCACCCGGCGTTCGAGGCGCGCCCCGTCGCCCCCGAGGTGCTGGAGGAACTGACCGCGCTGGCGCTGCTGGGCCCCTCGGCCTTCAACCAGCAGCCGCTGCGCGTGGTCTACATCCGCTCGCCCGAGGCCAAGGCCGCGCTGGAACCCGCGCTGTCCTCGGGCAACCGGGCCAAGACGATGGCGGCCCCGGTGAATGCGCTGGTCTGTGCCGATACCGAATTCACCGACCATCTGCCGCTGGTGTTTCCGCCTGCCGATGTGCGCGGCTATTACACCGACCCGGCGGTCCGCGCCGGCTCGGCCAGCACCAATGCGCTGCTGCAGGCCGGCATGCTGATCGCCGCCGCCCGGTCGCTGGGCCTGGGCGTGGGGCCGATGGCGGGCTTCGACAAGGCCAAGGCCAAGGCGGCGTTTCTGGGGGGCACCAGCTGGGAACCGCTGTTCCTGATGAACCTTGGCTGGCCCACCGCCAACCCCGACACCGCCCGCCTGCCGCGGCTGGGCTTCGATCAGGCCGCGCGCATCGCCTGA
- a CDS encoding AEC family transporter yields MRSLLDVVLPVFLVLGFGYLAVWRGWFQDSWIDGLMRFAQNFAIPCLLFQSISRLDLSQGLDPALLISFYAAAIICFLAGLLGARHVFARPWPDAVAIGFVCLFSNSLLLGVPITERAWGAQALAGNIAIIAIHSPLCYGIGITAMEIALNAGRSLRQAVPRILRAMFRNAMVLAILAGFAVNLSGLTVPPMIGDAADMMARAALPAALFGLGGTLWRYRPEGDMRTIAMIVAISLVVHPALTWGLGRALALDTAAFRSAVITAAMAPGINAYLFANMYGVARRVVASSVLVATGATMLTAWFWLTVLP; encoded by the coding sequence ATGCGATCGCTTCTGGATGTCGTCCTGCCGGTCTTCCTCGTTCTGGGGTTCGGCTATCTTGCCGTCTGGCGCGGCTGGTTCCAGGACAGCTGGATCGACGGTCTGATGCGCTTTGCGCAGAATTTCGCGATTCCCTGCCTGCTGTTCCAGTCGATCTCGCGCCTTGATCTGTCGCAGGGGCTGGATCCGGCGCTGCTGATCAGCTTTTACGCCGCCGCGATCATCTGCTTTCTGGCCGGCCTGCTGGGGGCCAGACATGTTTTTGCCCGGCCCTGGCCCGATGCGGTCGCCATCGGGTTCGTCTGCCTGTTTTCCAATTCGCTGCTGCTGGGCGTACCGATCACCGAACGCGCCTGGGGGGCGCAGGCGCTGGCCGGCAATATCGCCATCATCGCGATCCATTCGCCGCTGTGCTATGGCATCGGCATCACGGCGATGGAAATCGCGCTGAATGCCGGGCGGTCGCTGCGCCAGGCGGTGCCGCGCATCCTGCGGGCGATGTTCCGCAATGCCATGGTGCTGGCCATTCTTGCCGGATTCGCGGTGAATCTCTCGGGCCTGACCGTGCCGCCGATGATCGGCGATGCCGCCGACATGATGGCCCGCGCGGCCCTGCCGGCGGCGCTGTTCGGGCTGGGCGGCACGCTGTGGCGCTATCGCCCCGAAGGCGACATGCGCACCATCGCGATGATCGTCGCCATCTCGCTGGTGGTGCATCCGGCGCTGACCTGGGGCCTTGGCCGTGCCCTGGCGCTGGATACCGCCGCCTTCCGGTCTGCCGTGATCACGGCTGCCATGGCGCCGGGGATCAACGCCTATCTCTTTGCCAACATGTATGGCGTCGCGCGCCGCGTCGTCGCCTCGTCGGTGCTGGTGGCCACCGGGGCCACCATGCTGACGGCGTGGTTCTGGCTGACCGTGCTGCCCTGA
- a CDS encoding invasion associated locus B family protein gives MRTTQPLFALALSALLAMPALAQTTTAPGTEPKPATEAPADAAAAKAGISMGEDVDGLGSTYVKETFDDWQVTCVRTETGVDPCQLYQLMQDDQGNSVAEINLFNLPAGGKAAAGASIVTPLETLLTAQVTMRVDTAQAKRYPFTLCASMGCVARVGFTAEELNSFRKGNKATFIIVPAMLPDEQVEITMSLKGFTAGYEAVVKANDAADKAAAEAAPAAAPAKPAGN, from the coding sequence ATGAGAACCACCCAACCGCTGTTCGCCCTGGCGCTGTCGGCCCTGCTGGCCATGCCCGCGCTGGCCCAGACCACGACCGCGCCGGGAACCGAGCCGAAGCCCGCAACCGAGGCACCGGCCGATGCCGCAGCCGCCAAGGCCGGCATCTCGATGGGCGAGGATGTGGACGGCCTGGGGTCCACCTATGTCAAGGAAACCTTCGACGACTGGCAGGTGACTTGCGTGCGCACCGAAACCGGGGTCGATCCGTGCCAGCTGTATCAGCTGATGCAGGACGATCAGGGCAATTCGGTGGCCGAGATCAACCTGTTCAACCTGCCCGCAGGTGGCAAGGCCGCCGCCGGCGCCTCCATCGTGACGCCGCTGGAAACGCTGCTGACCGCGCAGGTCACCATGCGCGTCGACACGGCGCAGGCAAAGCGCTACCCCTTCACGCTCTGCGCCTCGATGGGCTGCGTGGCGCGGGTGGGCTTCACCGCCGAGGAACTGAACAGTTTCCGCAAGGGCAACAAGGCCACCTTCATCATCGTGCCGGCCATGCTGCCGGATGAACAGGTGGAAATCACCATGTCGCTCAAGGGCTTTACCGCCGGCTACGAGGCGGTGGTCAAGGCGAACGATGCCGCCGACAAGGCCGCGGCCGAAGCTGCCCCGGCCGCCGCCCCCGCCAAGCCCGCCGGCAACTGA